The following coding sequences lie in one Magnetospirillum sp. WYHS-4 genomic window:
- a CDS encoding aspartate kinase has protein sequence MARIVMKFGGTSVANTVRIKAVAQRVKREVDAGNEVAVVVSAMAGVTNQLVAYVDEIATLYDAREYDAVVASGEQVTSGLLALALQALGVEARSWQGWQVPIHTDPTHGKARIEAIPADGMAARMAKGEVAVVAGFQGVAPEGRIATLGRGGSDTSAVAVAAAIDADRCDIYTDVDGVYTADPRIVSKARKLDKITYEEMLEMASVGAKVLQTRSVEMAMKHKVRVQVLSSLVDAPGTLVVDESEIKDMEQALVSGIVYDRNEAKITLRQVADRPGVAAAIFGPLADAAINVDMIVQNISPDHKTTDLTFTVGKTDLERAVKTLEARKDDLKYAEIISDSNVVKISVVGVGMRSHAGVAQKMFSTLAEKGINIQVISTSEIKVSVLIDEEYSELAQRALHHVYGLDKTD, from the coding sequence ATGGCCCGCATCGTGATGAAATTCGGCGGCACCTCGGTGGCCAACACCGTGCGCATCAAGGCCGTGGCCCAGCGCGTCAAGCGCGAGGTGGACGCCGGCAACGAGGTGGCGGTGGTGGTTTCGGCCATGGCCGGGGTGACCAACCAGCTCGTCGCCTACGTCGACGAGATTGCGACGCTCTACGACGCCCGCGAGTACGACGCCGTCGTCGCTTCGGGCGAACAGGTGACCTCGGGGCTTCTGGCCCTGGCGCTCCAGGCCTTGGGCGTGGAGGCCCGGTCCTGGCAGGGCTGGCAGGTCCCCATCCATACCGATCCCACCCACGGCAAGGCGCGCATCGAGGCCATCCCGGCCGACGGCATGGCGGCCCGCATGGCCAAGGGCGAGGTGGCGGTCGTCGCCGGTTTCCAGGGTGTCGCCCCGGAAGGGCGCATCGCCACCCTGGGGCGGGGCGGTTCGGACACCTCGGCGGTGGCGGTGGCCGCCGCCATCGATGCCGACCGCTGCGACATCTATACCGACGTGGACGGCGTCTACACCGCCGATCCGCGCATCGTTTCCAAGGCCAGGAAGCTCGACAAGATCACTTACGAGGAAATGCTGGAAATGGCCTCCGTGGGGGCCAAGGTCCTGCAGACCCGGTCGGTCGAGATGGCCATGAAGCACAAGGTCCGGGTGCAGGTGCTGTCCTCGCTGGTGGACGCGCCGGGCACCCTTGTCGTCGATGAAAGCGAGATCAAGGACATGGAACAGGCACTGGTCAGCGGCATCGTCTACGACCGCAACGAAGCGAAGATCACCCTCCGGCAAGTGGCCGACCGGCCCGGCGTCGCCGCCGCCATCTTCGGGCCTTTGGCCGACGCGGCGATCAACGTGGACATGATCGTCCAGAACATCTCGCCGGACCACAAGACCACCGACCTTACCTTCACCGTGGGCAAGACCGACCTGGAACGGGCGGTCAAGACCCTGGAAGCCCGGAAGGACGACCTGAAGTACGCCGAGATCATCTCGGATTCCAACGTGGTCAAGATCTCGGTGGTGGGCGTCGGCATGCGCAGCCATGCCGGGGTGGCGCAGAAGATGTTCTCGACGCTGGCCGAGAAGGGCATCAACATCCAGGTCATCTCGACATCGGAGATCAAGGTCAGCGTGCTGATCGACGAGGAATACAGCGAACTCGCCCAGCGCGCCTTGCATCACGTCTACGGCCTCGACAAGACGGACTGA
- a CDS encoding nitronate monooxygenase, translated as MNALSPQERLDQLWRRGCEFLGTRHAILGGAMSWLSERNLVSAISNAGGFGVIACGSMNPAQLDAEIEATQALTVKPFGVNLITMHPDLDALIDVCIARECTHVVLAGGLPSGASIKKVKDAGAKAICFAPALVLAKKLVRSGTDALVIEGSEAGGHIGPVSTSVLAQEILPQVRDVPVFVAGGIGRGEAMLSYLEMGASGCQLGTRFVCACECVAHHAFKQAFIKGQARDAMPTVQVDPRFPVIPVRALANDGTQRFIETQHAVIARFRNGELDQKQAQLEIEHYWAGALRRAAIDGDVENGSLMAGQSVGMVTREQPTAEIVAELVDQALAALASRCGPGTP; from the coding sequence ATGAACGCCCTTTCGCCGCAGGAACGCCTCGACCAGCTCTGGCGGCGCGGCTGCGAGTTCCTTGGCACGCGTCATGCCATCCTGGGCGGCGCCATGTCCTGGCTGTCGGAACGGAACCTGGTTTCCGCCATTTCCAATGCGGGCGGCTTCGGGGTGATCGCCTGCGGTTCCATGAATCCGGCGCAACTGGACGCCGAGATCGAAGCCACGCAGGCCCTGACCGTCAAGCCCTTCGGCGTCAACCTGATTACCATGCATCCCGACCTGGACGCCCTGATCGACGTCTGCATCGCCCGCGAATGCACCCATGTGGTCCTGGCCGGCGGCCTGCCCAGCGGCGCCTCGATCAAGAAGGTCAAGGACGCGGGCGCCAAGGCCATCTGCTTCGCCCCCGCCCTGGTGCTGGCGAAGAAACTGGTGCGCAGCGGGACCGACGCCCTGGTCATCGAGGGATCGGAAGCCGGCGGCCATATCGGCCCCGTTTCCACCAGCGTGCTGGCCCAGGAGATCCTGCCCCAGGTCCGGGACGTGCCGGTCTTCGTGGCCGGCGGCATCGGGCGCGGCGAGGCCATGCTGTCCTACCTGGAGATGGGAGCGTCGGGCTGCCAACTGGGCACCCGCTTCGTCTGCGCATGCGAATGCGTCGCCCATCACGCCTTCAAGCAGGCCTTCATCAAGGGCCAGGCCCGCGACGCCATGCCGACCGTGCAGGTCGACCCGCGCTTCCCGGTGATTCCGGTGCGCGCCCTGGCCAACGACGGCACCCAGCGCTTCATCGAGACCCAGCACGCGGTCATCGCGCGTTTCCGCAATGGCGAATTGGACCAGAAGCAGGCCCAGTTGGAAATCGAGCACTACTGGGCGGGCGCCCTGCGCCGCGCCGCCATCGACGGCGACGTGGAAAACGGCTCGCTCATGGCCGGCCAGAGCGTCGGCATGGTGACCCGCGAACAACCCACCGCCGAAATCGTCGCCGAACTGGTGGACCAAGCCCTCGCGGCGCTGGC
- the ubiG gene encoding bifunctional 2-polyprenyl-6-hydroxyphenol methylase/3-demethylubiquinol 3-O-methyltransferase UbiG — translation MAAARRTKKKAPEVPGTASADEVARFTAMAEEWWDPHGKFRPLHDLNPPRVDFIRTHLARHFGKSLGAGRPFEGLAVLDVGCGGGLLSEPLSRLGAKVVGIDAGEANVQVARIHAEGEGLAIDYRQGLPEELAVEGKLYDAVLVMEVVEHVPDVDALLQACARLVRPGGVMVLSTVNRTLKAFALAKVAAEYILRWLPAGTHDWNKFLRPSELAAALARQGLDVIDLKGMGYNPLAGAWYLTADLDVNYLVLATKG, via the coding sequence ATGGCCGCCGCCCGCCGCACCAAGAAGAAGGCCCCGGAAGTGCCGGGCACGGCCTCGGCCGATGAGGTCGCCCGCTTCACCGCCATGGCGGAGGAATGGTGGGACCCCCACGGCAAGTTCCGGCCCCTGCACGACCTCAATCCGCCGCGCGTCGACTTCATCCGCACCCACCTGGCCCGCCATTTCGGCAAGAGCCTGGGGGCCGGGCGGCCCTTCGAGGGACTGGCGGTGCTGGACGTGGGCTGCGGCGGCGGGTTGCTGTCCGAGCCCTTGTCCCGCCTGGGCGCGAAGGTGGTGGGCATCGACGCCGGGGAAGCCAACGTCCAGGTGGCCCGCATCCATGCCGAAGGCGAAGGCCTCGCCATCGACTACCGCCAGGGCCTGCCGGAGGAACTGGCGGTCGAGGGCAAGCTCTACGACGCGGTGCTGGTGATGGAGGTGGTGGAACACGTCCCCGACGTCGACGCCCTGCTGCAAGCCTGCGCCCGCTTGGTGCGGCCGGGTGGCGTCATGGTGCTGTCCACGGTCAACCGGACGCTGAAGGCCTTCGCCCTGGCCAAGGTGGCGGCGGAATACATCCTGCGCTGGCTGCCCGCCGGCACCCACGACTGGAACAAGTTCCTCCGGCCCTCCGAACTGGCCGCCGCCCTCGCCCGCCAGGGCCTGGATGTCATCGACCTCAAGGGCATGGGCTACAACCCCCTGGCCGGCGCCTGGTACCTGACGGCCGACCTGGACGTCAACTATCTGGTCCTGGCGACCAAGGGCTGA
- the arsJ gene encoding organoarsenical effux MFS transporter ArsJ has product MADIRNYAAVTAAYWAFTLTDGALRMLVLLHFHRLGYTPLDLSILFLLYEAMGVVTNLVGGWIGARFGLRVTLFAGLAIQVAALLMLSALDPEWALAFSVAYVMAAQALSGVAKDLTKMSSKSAVKLVVKKEGQGLLFKWVALLTGSKNALKGLGFLLGGILLEGLGFRESLWAMAAALVVVLGLAVMTVRADLGKAKQVSRRDVFSKSREINLLSAARVFLFASRDVWFVVGLPIFLADRLGWRFDEVGGFMAAWIVGYGMVQAAAPRLLGKTRDAASGARAARFWGFVLALLPAAIALGLGTPFAAPALIGGLLVFGIVFAINSSVHSYLIVAYSDHDKVALNVGFYYMANAIGRLGGTFLSGLTYQMAGLEACLWTSAAMVVLAAALAGLLTATRPSPSGNFGGG; this is encoded by the coding sequence CTGCGCATGCTGGTGCTGCTGCATTTCCACCGGCTGGGCTACACGCCGCTGGACCTCTCCATCCTGTTCCTGCTCTACGAGGCCATGGGGGTGGTCACCAACCTGGTGGGCGGCTGGATCGGCGCCCGCTTCGGGCTGCGCGTCACCCTGTTCGCCGGACTGGCGATCCAGGTCGCCGCCCTGCTCATGCTGTCCGCCCTCGACCCGGAGTGGGCGCTCGCGTTTTCGGTCGCCTACGTGATGGCGGCCCAGGCTTTGAGCGGCGTCGCCAAGGACCTCACCAAGATGAGTTCCAAGAGCGCGGTCAAGCTGGTGGTAAAGAAGGAAGGCCAGGGCCTGCTGTTCAAGTGGGTGGCCCTGCTCACCGGCTCGAAGAACGCGCTGAAGGGCTTGGGCTTCCTGCTGGGCGGTATCCTGCTGGAGGGGCTGGGCTTCCGGGAATCCCTCTGGGCGATGGCGGCCGCGCTGGTCGTGGTGCTGGGCCTGGCCGTCATGACGGTACGGGCCGACCTGGGCAAGGCCAAGCAGGTTTCCCGGCGCGACGTCTTTTCCAAGAGCCGGGAGATAAACCTGCTGTCGGCGGCGCGGGTCTTCCTGTTCGCTTCCCGCGACGTCTGGTTCGTGGTCGGACTGCCGATCTTCCTGGCCGACCGACTTGGCTGGAGATTCGATGAGGTAGGCGGATTCATGGCCGCCTGGATCGTCGGCTACGGAATGGTCCAGGCCGCGGCACCGCGCCTGCTGGGCAAGACCCGCGACGCCGCAAGCGGCGCAAGGGCGGCGCGCTTCTGGGGCTTCGTGCTGGCCCTGCTGCCCGCCGCCATCGCCCTGGGGCTGGGAACGCCCTTCGCCGCGCCGGCCCTGATCGGCGGCCTGCTGGTCTTCGGCATCGTCTTCGCCATCAACTCGTCGGTGCATTCCTATCTCATCGTGGCCTACTCGGACCACGACAAGGTGGCGCTCAACGTCGGCTTCTACTACATGGCGAACGCCATCGGGCGTCTGGGGGGAACCTTCTTGTCGGGATTGACCTACCAGATGGCGGGGCTGGAAGCCTGCCTCTGGACGTCGGCCGCCATGGTCGTCCTGGCCGCTGCCCTTGCCGGTTTGCTAACCGCGACCCGGCCAAGCCCCTCCGGAAATTTCGGGGGCGGCTGA